The following proteins are encoded in a genomic region of Desulfosporosinus youngiae DSM 17734:
- a CDS encoding RluA family pseudouridine synthase, giving the protein MEKVSRKILSESIENDLDFEFGDQVSSAERLPIDSAPTPERVRLELPEGIRLDVGVTDVLGKSRSFIQGLIAGECVKVNGFIKKANYKVRQGDMIEVMIPAPREAAAEPENIPLEILYEDEDVLVVNKPQGMVVHPAPGAWTGTMVNALLYHCKNLSGINGVLRPGIVHRIDKDTSGILVVAKNDSAHQGLAAQLKAHTMERKYLTLVQGVMSEPSGTVSAPIGRDPSDRKRMAVVMLHSKPAVTYYTVLERFKETTYLEVRLETGRTHQIRVHMAYIKHPVIGDPVYGSKKNQFGLPGQMLHAAHLGFEHPVKGIWMRFDAPVPKIFAEVIEKLRSN; this is encoded by the coding sequence GTGGAAAAAGTGTCAAGAAAAATATTAAGCGAATCAATAGAGAATGATCTCGATTTCGAATTCGGCGATCAAGTTTCAAGCGCGGAAAGATTGCCGATAGATTCCGCCCCTACGCCTGAAAGGGTAAGGCTTGAGCTTCCTGAGGGAATTCGCTTGGATGTAGGAGTGACTGATGTTTTAGGAAAGAGCAGATCGTTCATTCAAGGACTCATTGCCGGAGAATGTGTTAAGGTTAATGGATTCATTAAAAAAGCAAATTATAAAGTACGCCAAGGGGATATGATTGAGGTGATGATCCCTGCCCCGCGAGAGGCCGCTGCCGAACCGGAAAATATCCCGCTGGAAATCCTTTACGAAGATGAGGATGTTCTGGTGGTGAATAAGCCTCAAGGGATGGTAGTGCACCCTGCGCCAGGTGCTTGGACCGGAACAATGGTTAATGCTTTGTTATATCATTGTAAAAATCTCTCCGGAATTAACGGGGTCCTGCGTCCGGGAATTGTTCATCGTATAGATAAAGACACCTCGGGAATTTTAGTGGTTGCCAAGAACGATTCTGCCCACCAGGGACTTGCAGCGCAGCTCAAAGCCCATACGATGGAACGGAAATACTTAACTCTGGTTCAGGGAGTCATGTCAGAACCTTCCGGAACAGTGTCCGCACCAATTGGCCGGGATCCATCCGACCGTAAACGTATGGCGGTTGTTATGCTGCATTCGAAACCGGCTGTGACTTATTATACGGTTTTAGAACGTTTTAAAGAGACCACCTATTTAGAAGTGCGCTTAGAGACCGGCCGTACCCATCAAATTCGTGTTCATATGGCCTATATTAAGCATCCGGTTATTGGAGATCCTGTCTACGGGTCGAAAAAAAACCAGTTTGGGTTGCCAGGACAAATGCTGCATGCAGCACATCTGGGATTTGAGCACCCGGTGAAAGGGATATGGATGAGGTTCGATGCACCTGTACCTAAGATATTTGCCGAAGTCATTGAAAAACTTCGCAGCAATTAA
- the pduL gene encoding phosphate propanoyltransferase, which produces METFKVPVGISNRHIHLSQEHIEALFGEGYSLTKMKDLSQPGQFAAEEMVTLIGPKGEISGVRVLGPARKVSQVELSKTDSFKVGVKPPVRDSGRLEDSPGIDIKGPKGIVHIEQGVIIAARHLHMAPKDGFKYSLNDGDYVSVIVPGPRGGILDQVLVRVSPDYALDLHVDTDEGNAFGLANGQELEVYSYNQRIYPQSAR; this is translated from the coding sequence ATGGAAACGTTTAAAGTTCCCGTTGGTATCTCAAACCGTCACATTCATCTATCCCAAGAACATATTGAAGCGCTTTTTGGCGAAGGATATTCTTTGACAAAAATGAAGGACCTTAGTCAGCCCGGCCAATTTGCCGCTGAAGAAATGGTTACGCTCATTGGACCGAAGGGTGAGATTTCCGGAGTGCGTGTTTTGGGTCCTGCCCGGAAAGTCTCTCAAGTAGAACTTTCAAAGACAGATAGTTTTAAAGTTGGAGTTAAGCCGCCAGTTCGGGATTCAGGAAGGCTTGAAGATAGCCCGGGTATTGATATTAAAGGTCCTAAGGGAATTGTTCATATTGAGCAAGGCGTGATTATTGCGGCCCGCCATCTCCACATGGCGCCAAAAGATGGATTTAAGTATTCTTTAAACGATGGGGATTATGTTTCAGTCATTGTTCCTGGTCCTCGCGGCGGAATCTTAGATCAAGTTCTCGTTCGCGTTAGTCCGGATTATGCCTTGGATTTACATGTGGATACGGACGAGGGTAATGCATTTGGTTTGGCAAATGGTCAAGAACTGGAAGTTTATTCTTACAATCAACGCATCTATCCGCAATCGGCTAGATAA
- the lspA gene encoding signal peptidase II: MLVWLAIIGAWGIDRVLKVLVQINFMPGETVKVIPKVFHLTYVLNPGAAFGLMAGRTWIFVVTAVLVLGGVIYGQFRIPREEWITRLAIGMIGGGAMGNLYDRLTIGRVVDYLDFQIWPYVFNFADSMIVIGVGLLMLAIYREEKAQGKSSPEVPEK, translated from the coding sequence TTGTTAGTTTGGCTTGCAATAATCGGAGCATGGGGAATTGATCGGGTCCTGAAGGTTCTGGTTCAAATCAACTTTATGCCGGGTGAGACGGTGAAAGTTATCCCTAAAGTATTTCATCTGACGTATGTCCTAAATCCAGGCGCGGCATTTGGTCTGATGGCCGGCCGAACCTGGATTTTTGTTGTTACCGCAGTATTAGTTCTAGGTGGAGTAATTTATGGACAGTTTCGTATTCCTCGTGAGGAGTGGATTACCCGTTTGGCTATAGGGATGATCGGTGGAGGAGCCATGGGGAATTTATATGATAGACTCACCATAGGACGAGTTGTCGATTATCTCGATTTTCAAATTTGGCCTTATGTCTTTAATTTTGCGGATAGCATGATTGTCATAGGGGTGGGGTTATTGATGCTTGCCATATATCGGGAGGAAAAAGCTCAAGGTAAATCCTCACCCGAAGTGCCTGAAAAGTGA
- a CDS encoding DUF5665 domain-containing protein, which translates to MAVSDEKEKLPITSSAGQEFTDTVSVPGLTGLRHQVALLAETLEKMRLAEYIAYLNRPGRLLWFNFLVGLLRGLGTALGAGLLAGFAYILLKRIVVLNLPVIGGFIAELSKYVNQP; encoded by the coding sequence GTGGCCGTTTCGGACGAAAAGGAGAAATTACCCATAACATCTTCGGCAGGTCAAGAGTTTACCGATACCGTGAGCGTTCCCGGGTTGACTGGATTAAGACATCAGGTTGCATTGTTGGCAGAAACTCTTGAAAAGATGAGATTAGCTGAATACATAGCGTATTTGAATCGTCCCGGACGACTTCTTTGGTTTAATTTCCTGGTCGGCCTCTTGCGAGGTTTGGGAACTGCTCTGGGGGCAGGACTTCTTGCAGGATTTGCTTATATCTTGTTAAAGCGAATAGTGGTGTTGAATTTACCGGTGATTGGCGGATTTATTGCCGAACTTAGTAAGTATGTTAATCAACCTTAA
- a CDS encoding 2-phosphosulfolactate phosphatase, with the protein MQIEVLPSTGSPRTPYLEERLVIVIDVLRATSTIVTALANGCQAIIPVLTPQEALERRLTLPGSLLGGERDSLIIEGFDLSNSPFDYVPEKVGGRRVILTTTNGTRAIRDSIAAPMIWMASFINMQSIVSAVLSEFETNKKLQGIVVYCAGTEERFDLADTLCAGMFIDALGPNVVLNDLGTAARMLYHSSEDQLVDIIRDSDHGKKLISLGLEKDLVYCATPNILPIVPVVQDGEIVWLTEQ; encoded by the coding sequence ATGCAAATAGAAGTTTTACCGAGTACAGGTTCTCCAAGAACCCCTTATTTAGAAGAAAGATTGGTCATTGTGATTGATGTGTTGAGGGCGACAAGTACAATAGTAACGGCGTTGGCAAATGGCTGTCAGGCCATTATTCCGGTTCTCACTCCTCAAGAAGCACTGGAAAGACGCCTGACCCTTCCCGGATCATTATTGGGAGGGGAGCGCGATTCTCTGATTATTGAAGGGTTTGATTTAAGCAATTCCCCTTTTGACTATGTTCCTGAAAAAGTCGGGGGCAGAAGAGTCATTTTGACCACGACAAACGGCACTCGGGCTATACGTGATTCTATTGCTGCGCCTATGATCTGGATGGCTTCTTTTATAAACATGCAGAGTATTGTTTCAGCGGTTCTGAGTGAATTTGAAACGAATAAGAAACTTCAAGGAATAGTGGTGTATTGTGCGGGCACGGAAGAACGTTTTGATCTTGCAGACACACTTTGTGCAGGTATGTTTATTGATGCATTGGGACCAAATGTCGTGCTGAATGATTTGGGTACTGCCGCTCGTATGCTATATCATAGTTCGGAAGATCAGCTTGTTGATATAATTCGTGACTCAGATCATGGAAAAAAGCTTATTTCTTTAGGACTTGAAAAGGATTTAGTTTATTGCGCTACTCCGAACATTTTACCAATTGTTCCTGTGGTTCAAGATGGAGAAATAGTATGGCTGACAGAGCAGTAG
- the pyrR gene encoding bifunctional pyr operon transcriptional regulator/uracil phosphoribosyltransferase PyrR, with protein MEGTFKSKILDADGIRRAITRIAHEIVEKNKGTDKLVLVGIRRRGVPLSERIQQYIEEFEGVKVPLGILDITLYRDDLSTIDIHPVVHETDIPVSIEGKAVILIDDVLFTGRTARAALDATMDIGRPDRIQLAVLVDRGHRELPIRADYVGKNLPTSRREIVAVRLKEVDGEEDVLLLERDDIK; from the coding sequence TTGGAAGGAACATTTAAAAGTAAAATCTTAGATGCGGATGGAATCCGCAGGGCGATAACCCGTATAGCTCATGAAATCGTAGAGAAGAATAAAGGGACTGATAAACTGGTATTAGTTGGGATTCGTCGCAGAGGGGTGCCCTTGTCCGAACGAATTCAGCAGTATATCGAAGAGTTTGAAGGGGTAAAGGTTCCTTTGGGGATTTTAGATATCACACTTTACCGGGATGACTTAAGTACTATTGATATTCATCCGGTGGTTCATGAAACGGATATCCCGGTTAGCATTGAAGGGAAAGCCGTAATTCTGATTGATGATGTACTCTTTACCGGCCGAACAGCACGCGCAGCTTTGGATGCTACCATGGATATAGGAAGGCCTGATCGAATTCAGTTAGCCGTGCTTGTGGATCGGGGACACCGGGAGCTGCCAATTCGAGCGGATTATGTTGGTAAGAATCTGCCCACCTCCAGACGTGAAATCGTCGCTGTACGATTAAAGGAAGTGGATGGGGAGGAAGACGTACTATTGCTCGAACGGGATGATATTAAGTGA
- a CDS encoding TraR/DksA C4-type zinc finger protein, translating to MKDQSNYNKLIKTLRKEKADLMETTAELFNGDMRESLGELSLADNHPADIGSEVYQRARDVAEHDRLLHRVEAIDDALERFKKGDYAKCEHCGQEIPYERLELLPYTTVCTECSREEEKEEQHSLYRDPVEDELLNRPFSRTFNDGTDRVEFDGEDSWQAVARYGTADSLQDLGTNRDVSDPNDMYEDADEMIGAVQYIETVETQREPEGRLNTIHYSKEHGRT from the coding sequence TTGAAAGATCAATCAAATTATAATAAATTGATCAAAACGCTGCGTAAAGAGAAAGCTGATTTGATGGAAACTACCGCAGAACTCTTTAACGGAGATATGAGAGAGTCTTTAGGTGAATTATCATTAGCAGACAATCACCCGGCTGATATTGGATCAGAAGTATATCAGCGGGCTCGTGATGTTGCCGAGCATGATCGGCTGCTCCACAGGGTTGAGGCTATTGACGATGCTTTAGAACGTTTTAAAAAAGGGGACTACGCCAAGTGTGAACACTGCGGTCAAGAAATTCCGTATGAACGACTTGAATTGCTGCCTTATACGACGGTATGCACAGAGTGCAGCCGGGAAGAGGAGAAAGAAGAGCAGCACTCCTTATATCGTGACCCGGTCGAAGATGAACTATTAAACCGACCGTTTTCCAGAACCTTTAATGATGGGACAGATCGGGTGGAGTTTGATGGAGAAGATTCCTGGCAGGCTGTGGCCCGCTATGGGACTGCAGATTCTCTCCAGGATCTGGGGACGAATCGGGATGTCTCGGATCCCAATGATATGTATGAAGATGCGGATGAAATGATTGGTGCTGTTCAATATATCGAAACCGTCGAAACTCAAAGAGAACCGGAGGGGCGGTTAAATACTATTCATTACAGCAAGGAGCACGGGCGGACTTAG
- a CDS encoding aspartate carbamoyltransferase catalytic subunit, with translation MKWQRKDILAIEDMSVEEIRHILHTAKVMKEILMRPIKKLPTLKGKSVVNLFYEASTRTRTSFEMAAKVLGADTTSIAVAQSSVSKGESLYDTAKTIQAMRADVVILRHSSSGAANFLADILDPAVINAGDGQHAHPTQALLDIFTMQERLGELEGKNIVIVGDVLHSRVARSNAWCLQKMGVNVTFAGPPTLVPAEMAGLGVKLTHDLDSALPGADIVMALRLQLERQKSGLFPSLREYSHLYGLTTDRLKKTGKQSIVLHPGPMNRGVEISDEVADGVDALIERQVTNGVAIRMALIYLLIGGSSNVVA, from the coding sequence ATGAAATGGCAGCGTAAAGACATTCTGGCGATCGAGGACATGAGTGTAGAGGAAATACGGCATATTCTGCATACAGCAAAAGTGATGAAAGAAATTCTGATGCGCCCTATTAAGAAATTGCCGACGTTAAAAGGGAAATCGGTTGTCAATTTATTTTATGAAGCAAGTACACGAACCCGTACCTCTTTCGAAATGGCTGCTAAAGTATTAGGGGCGGATACGACAAGTATTGCAGTCGCTCAGAGCAGTGTGAGTAAAGGCGAAAGTTTATACGATACGGCCAAGACGATTCAGGCGATGCGGGCGGACGTTGTGATCCTAAGGCACTCCAGTTCAGGTGCGGCCAACTTTTTGGCGGATATCCTTGATCCCGCGGTCATTAATGCAGGAGACGGGCAGCATGCCCATCCTACCCAAGCGTTATTGGATATTTTCACAATGCAGGAGCGTTTAGGTGAATTAGAAGGTAAAAATATCGTCATCGTTGGGGATGTGCTCCATTCCAGGGTTGCTCGCAGCAATGCCTGGTGTCTTCAAAAAATGGGGGTCAATGTGACCTTTGCGGGCCCACCCACACTTGTACCCGCTGAAATGGCGGGTCTGGGAGTTAAATTGACCCATGACCTGGACAGTGCTTTACCAGGGGCAGACATAGTGATGGCTCTTCGCCTTCAGCTGGAACGGCAAAAAAGCGGCCTCTTTCCCAGCCTGCGTGAGTACAGCCATCTTTATGGATTGACCACAGATCGTCTCAAGAAAACCGGAAAACAAAGCATTGTCTTACATCCAGGGCCGATGAACCGGGGCGTGGAAATTTCCGACGAAGTGGCAGATGGCGTAGACGCCTTAATCGAACGTCAAGTCACGAATGGTGTGGCTATTCGTATGGCACTAATTTACTTACTGATTGGAGGGTCAAGCAATGTGGTGGCTTAA